Within the Acinonyx jubatus isolate Ajub_Pintada_27869175 chromosome E4, VMU_Ajub_asm_v1.0, whole genome shotgun sequence genome, the region ccttaactgactgagccacccaggtgcccctctaagggCCATTTTAAGTAAGTTccacaaggaagaaaatacagtaaaacctagggttgcgagtaacttgttctgtgagtgttctgcaagtcaagcaaatatttctaataatctttttaaaatgttttttcattcattgagagagagagagagagagagtgcaaacaggggaagggcagagagagaatgccaagcagtctccacattgtcagtgcagagccccatgtagggctcgaactccggaactgtgagattatgacacgagccaaaatcaagagtccgacgcttcactgactgagccagacaggcgtCCCGACATTTCTCAtcaattttaatttgataaacaagTGACGTCTTGCAGTATGAGTAGTACACGATGCCGAATGCCACATGATCCCCACTGAGCCAagggttcttgaaattcgctttgataatacaagtgctttggattacaagcatgtttccggatgAATTACACtggcaaaccaaggttttaccatCCTAGGAAAATCTAGATTAACCTAGAGGCAAGTGTTTCTGTGCTGGTGCATGCAGTGGTGTTTAGGATTTCTGCCTTGGGACTTCTGACTACCTTTTAGgttgaggggaagaaaagaaccaGGATTGTAGGCAAGTCTTCTCACCAGCTTCCCATGTCCGTGAAGGATAGCACTTGTGACTTACAGAGGTGATTGTGATGGAGCACTTGGCCTAGGATGTGACTTAAATAAACCAATTATAGGCAGTGGTGGTGGCATATTTGTAGCAAGTAGGGTCGCCAAACAGGTCCATGAAAGAGCATGGAGCCTACGACATGTAGCTGTGCACCAAAACAGCCATATTTTATCCTTGCTGAGAAGTCGTTGTAAACACTGGCTTTCCAGAGGTGCCCATTAACCTGATTTTATTGGGGTTACATCCATTTGTTCTAGGTTGTACCTGGGTTAAGGGAAATGATTGTTTACCTGTAAAATTAGGCAAtgtaacttctttatatatactttttttggtAGAAGAGAGATTACTCTccgtattttaaaaaacatttagtgggttttaactataaataaaaaataccatgaTTTGAGTCACCAGATATGTTAAATATATCTGGTCCCATGAAtccctcttttcatttttgttctttggaCTTGCAAAAGTAATTCTATCTACTAATAAAAGGTGTAGGTGTAGGTTttaccaccgccccccccccccccccgcccctgccctggcccccctTAGCCTGAGGATGTAAGAACCAGATGGAAGTTAGGGAAAGGAAATCATGGGCTCATACCTGTGTAAAAACATATAGTTTATAATTGTTTAGAGCCTTTGATTCTCttgtggtattttcatttttgaatctaGCTTAAGTCATGTGCAAGTTTTAcctatgattttttctttttgccgACATAGCTCCTGTTTCAAATcctgttttaaatgcttttctattAATGTGCAAAGTTGTCAGAAAAGTAAAGTAGTTCtcaaataattaagaattatcaaaatattgTTCTCTCAAAGAtccttatgtttttttaatttttaaaaaatatttattttggagagagagagagagagagagagagcgagcgagcacaagcaggggaggggtggagagagagggagacactgaatgtgaagcaggctccagggtcttgagccgtcagcacagagcccgacacggggctcgaacccacaaactgcgagatcatgacctgagctgaagtcagacgcttaaccgactgagccacccaggtgcccctaaagatccTTATTTGGTTGTGTGTTACAATTTGTCCAACAGGAAATATTGTGCAAAACAGTTTCACGTGGATTGACTAGGGCAACAGGAATGGCCGGTTCTCCTTATGCTTGTACAAATCAAATGCACAGCTTGTGAGAAATGTAACTTTTTATAGTTTCCTGTTTTACCTTGTTAAAGCCAGTTGGTAAAACAGGTTCATTAGTGAAGCTCCCAAGACCGAACCCAAGAAATCTTTATGCCACTATTTTCCACCTCTTGTAATTAGGTCAGCCAACTCCAGAAGGGGGCGTGGCTATGGCTTGCAGGCTTTTTTGGTAATGTagacattcttatttttattttaattttttaatgtttatttttgagagaaagagagagacagggtgtgaacagaggaggggcagagagagagggagacacagaatccggagcaggctcctggctctgagctgtcagcacagagcccgacgtggggctggaacccaccagtcgtgagatcaggacctgaaccgaagtcggacgctcaaccgactgagccacccaggcgtcccgacaTTCTTACCTTTAAATTAATCtctgtataaaatggaaaaaaagaaatgagctctttGGTAAATACTGTCCTTCACTGCCTCATTCTTTGGAAAGCGCTTGTTCTTACACTTTTCTCTTTATGAAGTGTGTATATTATTGGAGGGGAAAAGGTAGATATTAGGTTCTATACCCAATTCCAATTCCattgtgtgtgggggaggggcttccCTACATCAATAAGCAATTCTGGGACACCAGCAGGGTATCTGAGAATTCAcctcaataaatcttttttaaattttttaaaatgtttattttgagagagagagagagtttgggagcaggggaggggcagagagcgggacatagagaatcccaagcaggttcagcactgtcaatgcagagcgtgacatggggctcaaactcacgaaccgtgagaccaggacctgacctgaaatcgagagtcggatctTTAatcagctgagccccccaggcgccccctcacctCAGTAATTCcgacactgtctacctggagacagcatcatgtcccacaggttaagggctcagcccTGCAAGactgccctccaccccctctgCCCTGACTTCAGGCATCAGTGGGCAGCCCAGGTTGTCCCCTGTGCTCCTGGCTGACTGGCCATGGATCGAAGGTTCCACCggccccctccttgggtttgattaatttgctagagcagctcacagaacccaGACATTTTACTTCCAGGGTTACCAGTCTGTTATAAAAGGATGtcactcaggaacagccaggtgGCGGAGATGCTTGCACAGGGCGAGGTGTGGAACAAGAGTGCAGCTTCAGTGCTCTCTGAGTGTGCCACTCTCCCCGCACTTGCACGTGTTCACCAAGCAGGAAGCTCACCAAACCCCATCCACTCGGGTTTGTATGGagtttcattacataggcatgactgATTCTGTCCTTGGTGTTGGCCATTGACTgagcctccagcccctctcctctctgctctcctctccctgaAGGTCAGGGTGGTGGGAGTGAAAGTTCTAACCTGCTAATCACGTgcttggttcccctggcaaccagcccctatCCTTCGGTGCTTTCCAAAGGCTACCTCCTTAACATAACATAGACACTTGTCACCTGCTGCTCTTCCGTGAGGAAATGCAGGGGTTTTAGGAACTCTTGGCCAGAAATAGGACTAAATCCATGTCTCTTATTACCTGTGACAATGTCACAGGTAGATTTGTGTCTTGCAAGCCACACAACACAAAGCATGTAGGTTTGAGTTCCTTCTGGCTCCCCCATTCTGAGCTGGGATACCCCAGTGTTTTAGGTGTTGGTGATGTTTTGTGTCCCATGTCACTCCAGTCCGTAAGTAGTGGCAAACATCTGTGAAGAAGCCTCCACCGTGAGTGTGAACAAGTCCACGGCTATGCACTAGAGCAAGAGTAACCCACTGAAGTGGGCTGAAAGCCACGACCTTGGCCCTACTGCTAACTGGCCACGTTCTCTGGTTGCGGTTTTGATTCTACATGGACGTGCCATCACTTCATGAGGCCCGTTGCGCATCATCagtgtgcttgctctctttcaatTTTCTGCTGTCTGTTTTGTGTATCTATgccagagcacaagcagggataaataaatttgtgttcgTTTTTATTAGTGGCTTTAGAAAAGAGTTTACGGAAGAGGAGGTAGAAATGACTGCCCTCCTCACTGCTGCTGTCCCTGAAGACACCTGAGAGTAGTAAGCTGTGTTTAGCGTGAGAAATGAGCCCAccgacccaatcaaaggagggacgcGGAGACTCGGAGCACAGTGAAGCGAGGCTTCAGTCATTGttttgcaagagcaggtgtctgatgaTGGACAAGCAGTTACAGCAGACATTTTATCTCCTAGCGTGTAAGTCCCTCCcttggttcctcattggctgagtactacagaggcaagtccctcccctggttcctcattggctgagtactacagaggttacaacTGACCCGGAAGTCCCCCTATGCCCACGTAAGGCAAGAAGTTGTCTGATTGTAACAATGTACATTCCCTGTGGTGACTttcagcccctcctccctttgttctttggtgcatgctcaTTGTATGGCCTGTGAAAATAAGCccgcaaacagagagggaaagaagaaccaggaagtgaagtgtctaagggttggATACCCATTGTTGGCAGGATTTGTAcgtatttccaataggttgtaaacctaccATTAACTAAACAGCACAgcttttttttggtatttctgaaaatgaatcatctcccttactgcTCACATttaggaaagggaggaagagatttTGGGACCTCCAAACTTCCTTCTCAGCAGGCTGTCGCTCTCTTTTAACCTTCTAATCCATCATACAAGATGGTAGCCTTTGGAGTCTTCTTCCAGAAGGCCTTGCTTAGGGCATGTTCATGAGTTAGTGACTCTGCACTCCCCTTTAATCCTTGGTGTTCTGTTCTCTCCTCCAGTCTTCGGTTTGTGCTAAGATTGTGCAGCTCCTGGGACAGAATGAGGTGGACTGTCGCCAGAAGCAGGTGGTTATCCTGAGCCAGGATAGCTTCTACCGTGTCCTCACTTCGGAGCAGAAGGCCAAAGCCTTGAAGGGCCAGTTCAATTTTGATCACCCGGGTGAGTCAGGAGTTGAAGGTGTGTTTGTGTGCTGGTTCACTGAGGGAGTTGTTTAACCTCTTGGAATCTGCTTCCACCTGTAAAAGGGAGGATTACTAAATACCTTGCGGGGTTATGGTGGGGCTCATATTAAAGAATCCATTTTGAAACACATCACACATTGCATGACTTTGTAAATACCGATTGAATCTGCATCTGAACGAGGGTGACTCCATAGGAGTCTGTTATTTGAGGTTGGCCAGACACAGGCTAGCACAAACACATCTGCCTCCTCTGACCTGAAGCCTGTGtcacaccctcctccccacccgcGCACACGTGTGCATGGCATGGTGTGAAACTCACTGGCAGAAAGGACTAAGGAGGGTCCAGGATGTCTGACAGTGATTTTTGCCCTGATGGTCCCAGATCAGCACATTGCCCTTTAACTGGTTGGGGTCCTTGTAACCATTGGAATCAAAACCTGTTGCCTCCCTGTGTCGCAAGTATGCTTTCCAGGTTAACTTATGCCAGTGCCCAAGGCAGCAGCTGAACTTGGAGGAGAGTGAGGTCTGAAGCCAAGGGTGGGATAGAAAGGTAGAAGAAAAGCAGGGTCTCAGAACTCATTCATGTGTTCTATTTTGAGTCACAGGGAGTTTGCCTTCTGCTTTGGGTAGAGATCTGGCTTTTGGGGGTGGGTGTATATGCTCCTCTAGGGTGTGATATACATACATGAACTACATGTGTAAGATTATAGGAGAAATCGTTTTAAAATCGAGAAACATTTTAACAGTTTGGTTTCCTTCAGATGCCTTTGACAACGAACTCATCTTCAAAACACTCAAAGAAATCACTGAAGGGAAAACAGTACAGATTCCCGTGTATGATTTTGTCTCTCATTCCCGGTAAGTGACCTGCTCTGGGCTGGGCGTTGTTCCTTGTAGTTCCCCGAGCATTCCCGTTTGTCAAGTTGCAGCCAGGGTCCTCCCCTGTGTGGTACCCACTGCAGCCCGTTAGCATGTGCGTGGGTGGGCACGGCTTGGGGACTTTACCCAGCGCTTCCTGGGACCGTCTGCTCATCACGATTTGCTAACTCTGAAAGGACAAGTTCACGAACTTGGGCTCAGGTGAGGGACTACATATTTGTCCTGATTCACATCCCTGAGCTGTTGTTCCTGGAATAAGATGTAAAGGGGCTGGGCAgaggacacaggaagaaaagcaaaggaaactgttctttcttctctcctggttTACTTTGAATTGGACCGCGCAGAGAGGTGTGAGGGCGCTGAGGTCACCAGAGATGGGACACTGAACTCTCGGGAGAGCTTCTCAGTCCTGTCCCTTCCGCGGCTCTGTGTTTGTGCTCCTGATTAGGAATGGAGGAGTGTGGCTTGACCTCCgtcctgtcttccttccctctgcGTGGTTGCAGGGGGCTCCtggccagacccccccccccccccaaattccttTGAGCCTCCAGGGACTCTGCTCACTCAGGACTTCCCAGGCAGACGCTAAACTTCTGACTGGTATATCAACCGCACGTAGTCGCTCCATATTCTGGGCTACAAATCGCTCAGTAAGTGTTGTTTTCAGCCCTTTGCTGTTTTGAAGGCTTCTCCCACCTGGTTATCATTCCGCCTTCTTCTTGATTCCTTGACTTCGTTCTCTCCAgtggaattttttatttatttatttttttaacatttattcatttttgagagagagagagagagagagagagagagagcatgagcaggggagggactgagagagacggagacgcagaatctgaagcaggttctaggctccgagctgtcagcacagagcctgacacagggcttgaacccatgaaccacgagatcatgacctgagccaaagtcaggcacttaactgactgagtgcccCTTGGgtggagttttttttgtttttttttttttaatgggaaattaGATTTCATCTTTTACTACCACATatctctataattttcttttgtttaatgtagtttattttatttttaaaaatttaagtccaAGTtcgttaccatatagtgcaataatgatttcaggagtagaatccagtgatttatcccccgcatagaacacccagtgctcatcccaacaagtgtccttaatgcccctcccccatttagcccatcccccactcagcaccctgccagcaacccttagttggttctgtgtatttaagagtctgttatggtttgtctccctctctgtttttatatttttgcttcctttcccttatgttctctgttttttatcttaaattccacatatgagtgaaaaaaattttttttgtctttctctgactaatttcgctcagcacaatacactctagttcaatccatgttgttgcaaatggcaagatttcattctttttgatggccgagtaatattccattgtatgtataaatcACATCTgtgcattcatctgttgatggccaAATGTTTCTATAATTAAAAGCCCATCCTGAggcgcctggtgactcagttgagtgtctgactcttgatttcggataaggtcatgatcctagggtcatgggatcaagcccggcaCCTAGGTCCACActaagcacagagtctgcttaagattctctctctgcccgttccccccatcttgtgtttctctctctctctctctctcaaaaaaccaaaacaaaacaaaaacctggagtTCTATCACTGTTCTAAGAGAATATCTTCTGACCTTACTCACCTGGTCCTTTATTGCTGTCATTTACACCCTACATTCTGCCACTTTGGCATTGTTCTAACAGTGCCTGCCTTGGAAATTAGACAGGAACCCAAGGGTCTGAGCTAAGAAGGAATCGAGGAGTGTTTATGGGAGGGAAGTTCAGTGCATCCTCTTGGGTTGGTAGCTGCTGGCTTCCCTGTGTTTGCACAGATAAAcctcttgtcctttctcttttatataaagtttatttattttgagagagacggagacgatgtgagtgggggaggggcagaggaagatggagattcccaagcaggctccacactgccagtgcagagctcgatgcggggctcgaacccttgaaactgtgaggtcatgacctgagctgaaaccaagagctggacgcttaaccgactgagccacccaggcgcccctattggctttttttggttttgtttttagatttatttatttatttatttatttatttatttatttatttatttatttattttgagagagagagagagagagtgtgtgagccagtgagcatgagcggaggaggggcagagagagagggagagagagaatccccagcaggcttcgcacagtcagcatggagcccgtctcggggctcgatctcaccaaccatgaggtcatgacctgagctgaaaccaagagccagacgcttaacggactgagccacccaggcgccccgatggaCGTATCGTCttaaggaacttaaaaaataatgctttattcGGTTTTATTCACCGATGCCCGCGTGAGGAGTAAACCTTGCGGTGGTAATCAGGACTTCCCTTTCAGTGACTTTGGAGCAAGAGGCAGTAGGTGACAGTGCAGCAAAGGGTGGTTAGGACAGAGTCAGATGGTAAGAATGCTCTGAAAATGCAGGCAAGGCGCAACTCGGCCCACAGCCTCCCTTTAGAGCATTTGGCAATAGAACCCGCCCCGCCCGCCTTGCTTTTGAAAAGCCCTCTATTTGCTAATATCTGCCTTGGGCTACCCAGCCCTGTGGGGTAGGTGGTGATGCAGGACCCCTGCATCAGTGATGAGGGGGAGGGAGCAGCGCCCTGCAGCCCTGGACCCCACAGGCCCAGACCCACGGCCACGGCCACACCATGCCACGCCACGCCACGCCACGGCGCTTCTGCTAGCCATAGGGGCCGACCCCACGGAGCTCGGGAGTCTTTCCTTCCCTGGAGATGCTTCCTCCCCTCACCTCTCTTTACAACTTCctttttgcctccctccctccctccctcccagccggcccttcctctcctctccagttGCCTCAGGACAGCGGGGAAGGGGTAGGGTTGTTGGGAGAAAACTGTGAGGTTCTGTTTGTGAAAGCTCCAGGTTAGGTTCCATAAATGCCCATGCACGAGAGCATTCCTCCAGACGCCTccggagaaaagaagaaatcgcatctgcttctgtctgtctctgttgtGCGTTCAACAAACAGCAGGCTGTTTATTCCAAGGAGAGGGATGACGGGCTTCGATTTCTGCTTTATGGCCAGAGCCCAGAAGAACTGGTCAAAGGGGACCTTTGCCCCGGTGCTGCTGGCCCTTTGGTGGGTCTTCAGTGGTGGTCCGAGGGCTCTGCCAGGCTGTGTTAGCTCTACCCCCTTTCGGTCCTGCTGTAGGAAAGGACCCCAGACTCCCAGACAGATGCTGTTCCTGCCCCGTTGCCCACCCTGCCCGGTTCGGCCCGTCATGCGCTCTGTGTTTTGCAGGAAGGAGGAGACGGTCACTGTCTATCCCGCAGACGTGGTGCTCTTTGAAGGGATCCTGGCCTTCTACTCCCAGGAAGTACGAGACCTGTTCCAGATGAAGCTTTTCGTGGACACAGATGCCGACACGCGGCTCTCCCGCAGAGGTGCGTTCTAGAAAGCCCCCAGTGGCCGCGTGGGTGGCCCAGCCCAGCCGAGTCCAATCAGCTCCAGGGCATCCTGCTGCCCAAACATTTGGTGACCTCTGAGAAGGGATTAGTCACTGTTTCGGATAACGGAAGGCTTGTGAGGTCACGGAGGTGAAACGAGACGTTTACGTTTTGGTTTCGCTGGAAAAAGGTTTGGTTAAATGCCCAGTTCTTACTGGTTTTCCCACAGGCATCGTAATCTACACCGGAGCTAACTGTAGGAGGTGTGGGTGCAGGAGTGCCCTGTGCCTGGGGCACCAGGCTGCTTCTCTAGCCCTTGATTTTCCAGAAAGCTCTGTGGAGGTTTTGTCATTCTGTCCAGCCGGCTGTGGAACAAAGTCAGTCGGTCAGTTCCTCTGCAGGGCTATTTGGGAGTGTGCCTGTGCGAGTCCCCATGCCAGGGGGTCCCAAGGACACAGAACTGCCCTTTGGTGGAGAGGAGAGCCCTTGCCTCCACCAGAGGGATTGGGAAACTTCATGCAGGGTGTGGTAGAGTGATGACGAGACAACCCAAGAAGTCACATCGTGCAAATATAGACACACGGGGCTCGTGCATTCATTTCTAGAGACACTAGAAATTGCTTGATGCAGATTGTGGGGACTATGGCTTCTGATTTGGTtcctggaagaggagggagaggtaCCAAGGGGTtttgagcaggggtggggaggggtgagaagGTACCAGCAGAGTTAGGAAAGAACACCCCCCAtgggggcggtgggtgggggcAAGGAAGGCTTCGAGTCCGCATCGTGTGGAAGAGGAACATGACCTAGGAAGTGACAAGGTGGCTCCTAGTCACAGAGCAAATCCTGGGCACTTTGGAGTTTTGTAAGCTCCAGCCCAGAGCCTTCTGACCTCAGCGCCTGTGACATTTTCTCTTCTCGGTTCACAAAACCAACTTGGAGTTTATCTCCATCAGTCCTCTCACGGCAAGAACTATAAGTGAAACCAGCAGAATCCAGGGGAATGAATTTTGCCCTCCCAAGTAGTAGTGTCTACACTCTACTAAGTGAGTTGTTGTTACACTTCCACtcccaggtggggtgggggaggggtagaactCCATGATGGATAAAAGGAGACTAGGAGGCCCCTATTCTAGCCCCATAGCCTCCAGCTACCTTTGTGACTTTGGTGGCCCTTGTGACCCCTGTAACCTCCCACGCTTGGGTTTCTTTATGAGGGAGGCAAGCCTGTTTTTTGGGTCAGGACTCTGGCCAGGTAAGAAGTTCCGTGGTCTTTTTTAGTAGATAATCGAGGCCTGAGGCTGACGGTCCATCACACAGCTGTCCCAGGGCCTGGTTTATCACCTCAGTCCCCAAAGCCAGGCCTTGCCTTGGGTGATCTGCTGGATGTCCCCATCAGTCTGCCAAATCAGGGAAGCCGTATGATGCTCCAGGGGAAGAAGTTGGAATCAGAGGAACTGGACTTAAATCCTGATTTCACCATTTCGTAGAcgtgtgacctcgggcaggttACGCATTAACTTCTTTGTCCCTCATAAATCGGAATCACCCCAGTGGTCGATCATGTCAAGATCAGGACCCCTGGGTTGTGATGATCAGAGGTAACGTGGGTAGAATGCCGGGTGGCGCATTAGTTGATAACAATTGCTGGGTTAGATCGGAAGTCCGCTTTGATAGATGGTAGGTGTTctgttttcctgagttttccCGGCGGGACCAGTCGGAACCTGTGAGCGGTCACATTCTCACGAGCTGGGATGCGAGGCTGATACCATCATTTGGGGACTGAAGTTATGCTTGAGGGAGCAGGACGTGTGAGGTGTGGCACAGGGGATGAGGACCAAGATTTGGGAATAGAGAATTCAGCACCCTTGGAAATCAGACGACCTTGGCCTTTAATTCAAGCAGATCATCATGGCGCCGATGACACAGAAaattctcccttgctctctggtGCTGGGATCCTTCTGTGACAGTGAGGATGGTAGCCTCCTGTGGGTTTCTCTGGGTCGGTTCAATGACCCCTGCAGGGAGGCTCCCACTTTCTCTCCTATGCCTTCCGTCTTCTCAGGTCACCCGCTGGAGAGTTATTCTCCTGGTGGACTTTCAGGGCCTTTCCACATGCTGTTTCTACAAACTCTGTCCACATAGGACCAAAACCATGCCTGGCATGTgctttgggggatgggagggtgtgGGGTAAGGGAGAGGGTGGGTTAGTCAGGAGCAGCTGCTGGGCCTAAGAACATTCCTGGAGACTTGAGTTGGTGCCGCAGTTTCACCCTTCTGTGTGTCATACTTCCTGGGCCGGTTACCCTTATGATCAAAGTTGACCTTCCCATGGGAGGGGGGATTTGCCTTTGGTCCACGCAGCCTTGGAAAGACCTCCCTCCATCCCATGGGAACCCCTTGTACTTTGGGGAATTGGCTTCTTCCAGCCTTCATCTTCCCTCCGTGTGTGTTATTGACTCCCACACTCGGGGAACTCGGGGACAGGGAAGAACTGAGGCAGGGGTCCAAGGTCCCCTGACACCTACTCTCTCTCCT harbors:
- the UCK2 gene encoding uridine-cytidine kinase 2 isoform X1, with protein sequence MAGDSEQTLQNHQQPNGGEPFLIGVSGGTASGKSSVCAKIVQLLGQNEVDCRQKQVVILSQDSFYRVLTSEQKAKALKGQFNFDHPDAFDNELIFKTLKEITEGKTVQIPVYDFVSHSRKEETVTVYPADVVLFEGILAFYSQEVRDLFQMKLFVDTDADTRLSRRVLRDISERGRDLEQILSQYITFVKPAFEEFCLPTKKYADVIIPRGADNLVAINLIVQHIQDILNGGLSKRQTNGYLNGYIPSRKRQPSESSSRPH
- the UCK2 gene encoding uridine-cytidine kinase 2 isoform X2, coding for MSLLQQPQVSAGTSIRSLRSKDSSVCAKIVQLLGQNEVDCRQKQVVILSQDSFYRVLTSEQKAKALKGQFNFDHPDAFDNELIFKTLKEITEGKTVQIPVYDFVSHSRKEETVTVYPADVVLFEGILAFYSQEVRDLFQMKLFVDTDADTRLSRRVLRDISERGRDLEQILSQYITFVKPAFEEFCLPTKKYADVIIPRGADNLVAINLIVQHIQDILNGGLSKRQTNGYLNGYIPSRKRQPSESSSRPH